The following proteins are co-located in the Vigna angularis cultivar LongXiaoDou No.4 chromosome 2, ASM1680809v1, whole genome shotgun sequence genome:
- the LOC108327829 gene encoding uncharacterized protein LOC108327829 has protein sequence MELLSFALGGVGFILVGAHEALIHVSPSKQSPISSASSSPSNSPTNKLLLPISLAILSSFFILNSTVSLLSAHNSNDAVGTALQLQVLPIAFIFLFYSLLPLFSLPSPLHGLVGLFAFAEEFLLFYLQRKDPTGVENRYYDLLLVPIAICLFCTLLDVGSPRSSVPKLGRGVGLILHGTWLLQMGLSLFSGWVAQGCSLHRVSRGNYTLRCKGHPEYHRARAIATLQFNCHLAFIVVVLVGFFSLVCARIGGGTHLDSVPTRYAPLGAELQNMQDSTNFTLDSDEDDDDGRQEGHNVGNEKGVAVEHAVNGNGVMPLTTQ, from the coding sequence ATGGAACTCCTCTCTTTTGCGTTGGGAGGCGTTGGGTTCATTCTTGTCGGAGCACACGAAGCGCTTATTCACGTTTCCCCATCCAAACAATCCCCAATCTCTTCCGCTTCCTCTTCTCCGTCCAATTCTCCAACCAACAAACTCTTACTTCCGATCTCCCTCGCAATCCTCTCCTCATTTTTCATCCTCAACTCCACAGTGTCCCTTCTCAGCGCACACAACTCAAACGACGCCGTCGGCACCGCGCTTCAGCTGCAAGTCCTCCCCATCGcgttcatcttcctcttctactcccttcttcctctcttctctctccctTCGCCGTTGCACGGCCTCGTTGGCCTCTTCGCTTTCGCCGAAGAGTTTCTCCTCTTCTACCTTCAGCGCAAGGACCCCACCGGCGTCGAGAACCGTTACTACGATCTCTTGCTCGTTCCCATCGCAATCTGCCTTTTCTGCACTCTTCTCGATGTGGGATCTCCGCGGTCAAGTGTTCCCAAACTGGGCCGCGGTGTGGGCCTGATTCTCCACGGAACATGGCTTCTCCAAATGGGCCTCTCCCTCTTCTCGGGCTGGGTGGCCCAGGGGTGCTCTCTGCACCGAGTGAGCAGAGGGAACTACACGCTGAGGTGCAAGGGGCACCCGGAGTATCATCGGGCCAGGGCCATAGCCACGCTTCAGTTCAATTGCCACCTCGCGTTCATAGTGGTGGTTCTTGTTGGCTTCTTCTCCCTTGTTTGCGCCAGAATCGGAGGAGGAACCCACCTTGACTCTGTTCCCACGCGGTACGCGCCGCTCGGTGCTGAATTGCAGAATATGCAGGACTCGACAAACTTCACTTTGGACtctgatgaagatgatgatgatggcaGACAAGAGGGCCACAATGTGGGTAACGAGAAAGGAGTTGCTGTGGAGCATGCTGTCAATGGTAATGGGGTAATGCCTCTCACCACTCAGTGA